The Brassica napus cultivar Da-Ae chromosome C7, Da-Ae, whole genome shotgun sequence genome has a segment encoding these proteins:
- the LOC106443944 gene encoding S-protein homolog 3-like yields MASSRNQNFIFMLISFLIILATTSFASALFSAKHVVIVNKLVTRATLIVHCMNKEEDKGVISLGPGDSFDFRFRVNLGKTTVYTCSFACPGNTATFDIFRADRDDNPQSKVGVCSECIWSIYEPAPCRDRRDGGQPNWFPWAS; encoded by the coding sequence ATGGCTTCCTCAaggaatcaaaattttatttttatgctaatttcatttctgatcattctcgCAACTACGTCATTTGCGTCTGCGCTCTTCTCAGCAAAACATGTTGTGATTGTCAACAAACTTGTAACGCGTGCGACATTGATTGTGCATTGCATgaacaaagaagaagataaggGAGTGATTTCACTTGGACCTGGAGATAGTTTTGATTTCAGATTTCGTGTTAACCTTGGCAAAACAACAGTATACACATGTAGCTTTGCTTGTCCTGGAAATACAGCGACATTCGATATTTTTAGAGCTGATAGAGATGATAATCCACAAAGCAAAGTTGGAGTCTGCAGTGAATGTATTTGGAGCATATACGAGCCAGCACCATGTAGGGATAGACGGGATGGAGGCCAGCCTAACTGGTTTCCATGGGCTTCTTAA